The Bacillota bacterium genome includes the window GAAGCTACGTGCAGGCGCTCGTGGAGCGTGAAGTACTCCGTGAGGCTTTCGCGCGGGAAGTCTCGCGGGGGTTCACCGTGCATGACCAGCACAATGATGCTACGTGCCATGCCCGCCTTCTTTGCCTCCTGTTGCTGCGAGTCTGGGGCCCTGACGGGCTAGCCCCAGCGAATGATCAGGGCCGTGGCGTCGTCGTTCGGGCGGGAGAAGCGCTCGACCACGCCGGCTGCATCAGCGGGCCGCTCGTCGAGCGCCTCCTCCTTGACCCCATCGGTCACCATCAGGAGGCACGCAGGAGACTCGACGGGCGTGCTCTGGGGGTGGAGGTGCTCCACGCTGTACCCGACGATTCCCGGGCGTACGGGGAGGTACACGGGGGTGGCTTGCGGCCCGTGCCACAGGCGCAGCCGAACGTTGCCGGCCCCGGCCCACGAGAGCAGACGCCCGTCCGGCGTGACGGACGCCGCCGCCACGCAGGCCCCTCGCGTGCCCCTGAGCACCCGGTGCAGCCGCTGGACCAGTTCGTCAGGCTCTAGAGGGAGGTCCTGGAGGAGCACCTCTTTGGCCAGCCGAGTCACCTCGGCGGCCTCCGGGCCGTGCCCCAGGACGTCCACCAGAGCGGCCACCAGGTGGCCGCCCTGCTCCCTGACGACGTACCCGTCCGCGCTCACCCTATCGGTTCGCGACGGCCGCGCCGCCGCCTCCACCCGGTAGCGAGCCGAGACGTCGATGACCCCGATGGGTTCAGAGAGAACCGGGGGCCTCCTGCCCGGCAACCATTTGACGGCTGTTACCTGGAGCGCCCCGTCTTTCAGGTACTCGACCCGGACCTCGTCCATCAGGCGGCGAACCCCGGACAGCCCGATTCCGAGGCCCTCCCGCCGTCCGGTCTGCTGCGCCTGCGTCGAAGGACCAGGCACGAGGTTGCGCGCCACGATCTCCAAAGCCGCCGGTGGCGCGGCATCCGGACGCGGGCGCACCAAAAGAAGCCCGCGGCCGGCATGCCGGACGATGTTGGTGGCGAGCTCCGCCACCGCCGTCTCAATGGCCGCCAGGTCGTACAGGCCGAACCCCAGGCTTTCGGCCAGCTCGCGAGCCCGAAGGCGCGCCTCATAGACGTGGCGCTCGCGCTCGATTTCGAGAAGGAGCCCCGGCCCGGTGCCGCCAGCGCTCGCCACGCCCCATCAGTCCAGCCACTTGCGCATGAGGACTCGGGTCCCCTTCCCCACCGCGCTCTCCAGGTAGAATTCGTCCATCAAAGCCCTGGCGCCCGCGATCCCCCGGCCGAAGCCTCCCGAGGTGCTGTACCCCCCGCGCATGACGAGCTCGAGGTCCTGGATGCCCGGCCCTTCATCCTCTGCCAGGATCTCGATGCCAATGCGCTGCCCGCCCCGGGCCTCGCTGATGGTGATCTGCCCGGACTCGGCATACATGACAATGTTGCGGGTGATCTCGGAGACCGCCGTGGCGACCCGGGTCTGGTCGACCACGCTGAAGCCGAGTTCACGCGCCACCTCGCGGGCTGCGCCCCGAACCGCGACGACGACGGTCGTCTCGCCACCCTGGATTCTTACGCTGAGCCGCCGGAGCTGTGAAGCCCCTGCTTCCGCCGTCTCTGCTCTTCCAGCCACGCCAATCCCCGTTCCAGGTCGAGGTCGGTGTGAACGCCCGGGAGATCGAGTCCCAGCTCGCTCAGCGTGATGGCCACCGCGGGCCTGAGCCCCACCAGCACGGTCAAAGCGCCCATCATGCGCGCCATGACGGCCGTATCCCGCAGCAGGCGCCCCAGGAAAGAGTCCACCACGGTCAGTGCGGTCACGTCGATCAGGAGCCCCTCGGCCTTGGTTTGCTCCAGCTTTTCCAGGATGCGCCGCTGCAAAGCTTGCGCGGCCTGATCGTGAAGCTCCGTCTGAATGGGCACCAGGAGAAAGCCCCGCAGCAGGAGCAGGGGGACCTCAGACCCGTCAGCCACGGCCCAACTCCCTCTCGATGCGAAAACCAAGCACCCGGAACGCGTACTCCAGCCCGGTTTGCAGATTGGCTTCCGTCTGGACGTCCCTCAGGTCGACGCCCAGGTGAACCAGGGTCTGCGCGATGGCGGGCCGAATGCCCACGAGCACGCTGGCGGTACCCAGGAGCCTGGCCGCCTTGACCGCGCGGATGAGGTAATCGGCGACCTGCGTGTCCACGGCGGGTACGCCCGTGATGTCCACGATAGCCACCTGGGCCCGGCGCTCGACGATCTCGTCCAGCAGCCGCTCGGTCATCTGCCGGGCTCTCGTGCTGTCCAGCACGCCCACGAGCGGCACCACCAGCACGCCCTGCCATATGGGCACCACCGGGACGGTGAGCTCCCGCAGAACGCTGCGGTGCGCCTCTTCGAGCAGGGTCTCCCGCACCTGGGTGTATTCGGCGCCCATCGTCCCGACCACGAGGCCGACAAGGCGCTCCAGGGCCGCCAGAGCCCTGGCCAGGCGAGGCCGGTCCTCGGCGTATGCCTCGACCAGCATCTCGTCCACGAGCGGTGCCACCCCCGTGATGAGCCCTACCACGGCCGAAAACTTGACGCCCTGGGCCGCCAGCGTGCGGGCCTGCTCCCGGGTGGCTTCGAGGTACTCGCCGATGTCACCTTTGCGAAGGCCGTCCTTCAAGAGCTCCCGGCGCTGAGCCCTCCGCGCGGCCGCCGCGGTGTCCCCCGGCTGCAAAACGGGCGCCAGCTCGGGGGAGTGCTTTACGACTTCGGCCATGCTTCGTTCGAGCTGTTCGGCGTGCTGTTCCCACAACGACACCACATCGTGAAGGCCGGCCAGGTCCTTCTCTGAGAGCCGCCCGGCGGTCGATGGAGGATTGCCCGCTTTGTCCGTCATGGGCCTCACCCCAGCCTGGTAGGATCCCCGCGTCAGGAAGACAGTTCCTCTGCAGGGCAGCCTATCCTGCCGTCGCCACGGTCACAAGCGCAGCGTATCGATGAGCGCCTGAACCACGGCCGGATCGAACTGGTTGCCGGCGCACCGGCGCAGTTCCTCGACGGCCTCGGCCCGGGTCATGGCCTTCCGGTACGGGCGCGTCGTCACCATGGCGTCGTAGGCGTCCACGACCGCGAGGATCCGCGCCTCGAGCCGGATGGCCTCGCCCGCCAGGCCTTTCGGGTAGCCGGTGCCGTCGTAGCGTTCGTGGTGCTGCTCGACGATCTCGGCCGCATCCTTCAGGAAGTCGATGCGTTCGAGCACCTTCGCGCCGATGGTGGGGTGCTGGCGCATCAGTTCCCACTCAGACTCGGTGAGGGGACCCTTTTTCCCCAGGATCTGGTCCGGAACCCCGACCTTGCCGATGTCGTGCAGAATCGCCGCGTACGTGAGCTGATCGAGCCGTCCGGGCGGCAGGCCCATGCGGATGCCCAGCTGGAGGGCCAGTTCGGCCATGTGATGGCAATGGTCTTCGGTATACTGGTCCTTGCCTTCCACCAGCGCCGCCAGCGCCGTCACCACCTGAACCAGGTTGCGCTTCAGGTTGCGCCGGGCCTGGAGGTAAGCCATCGTGGCGGCGGCCTGCGCGGTCAGCACGCGAACGAGTTCGGGGGCGGGATGCAGCCCTTCGAGGAGAAGCTGCCCCAGGATCTGGCCTCCGGACGCCAGCACGAACTCGGACCGCGTCACCCCCTCCGGCTGACCTCCTTGAGAGGGAGGCGCGCCTGCCGCATCGACCCGCTCCCTAACTCGAACCGTGGTTCCGTCCGGCTCGCGAACCCAGAGTTCGGCCCGGGCCGCACGGGAAACCGAGGCGGCCCACCGGACGAGCACGTCGTAGAGCTGGCCAACTTCCTCCAGGGAATCGAGGCGCCGGGAAAAGTCGATCACCTGCTCAAAAGAGGCGGGAGGCACCCGGGATCCGGCATCCATTCAGCGGGCCCCTTCCTTGGGCCAGTCGACCCGTGTTTGCTCACCCGGATATGAATCGGCAGCCCTCGACAACCTCCTTATGTGACCCGGCCGGCTCAATCCCTGAGGCCCGGCTTTGCCGTACCCCGAAAGGCGGCGGATCCAGCTTCGAACCGGGTCGCTCATGGTCCTCGCCACGGGATGGATCAGGTGGCAATCGGGCACCCCCCGGAGCTCCCGGGCCTCCTCCAGCGTAAACGGATCGCCGCGGCGGAAGACGACGGCGAAGGAGTAGATGGTCGGATACGGCTTCGGGCGGGCGTCGAGCGCCACCGCCAGGGTGGGGAACAGCACTTCCTCCAGCGCAAACACGTGGCTCAACCTCATGGCGGCGAGGATTTCCCGCAGGCGGGGGTGCGAGACGATGCGTTCCACGAGGCTTCGGCGAAACGTCTGGGCTACGGCAAAAGCCCCGTATGGGTGCTCGGCTCCCAGCAGGGGCCGCCACAGATCCCATTCCGCCCAGGCCATTCGGCCCGGGCTCCACGGCATCGCCGGGTGATCCACGGATCGAAAGTCGACCCCCATGTACTCCGCGTCCCGGAGCTCCCGCTCAAGCAGCGCCTCATAACCGTGGTTGATGAACAGGGCGTCGGAGTCCAGGGCGACGAAGAAGTCGAAGGGAATCCCTTCCCTTGTCACCCAGACCATCGACTCCAGAACGCACCGCTCGAGCCGGCCCCAGGCAACCTTCTTGCTGTAAGGGCAGATCGGTGCGGATATCCCCTCGAACAGCGTCGGGTCACCGCTGCCGTTGTAGACCACGGGAACGGCTCCGGGACAGAAGTGCCGTATGTTGGCCAGGAGATCTTCCAGGCACTCAGGACATTCGTGGGCAGGGATGGCAAAGCAAAGGGCCAAGGCGGTCCTCCCCTGAGCGCGCCCCCGGCGGCCTAAAACGGGATGCCAAAGTGGCTCATGAACCAGTCGTCGTCATGGGCCCGGGCCTGGAGCCACCGGCGGCGATCCTCACCCGTGTCATCCGTCAGGATGCGGGCCAGCAGGAGAGTCGGGTCAACGCTCTCATTGACGATCGACAGCACCTTACCGATGCGCTCCTCGTTGAAATGGCATACAGCCATCCGGAGCAGGTTGTAGTAGTGCTGCCAGGGATCGACGCGGTAAGGGAACTCCGATCTGAACCGGTGAATGACGGTCAACTTGCCCAGGCAGGCCAGGCGGTGTCCCAACAGCCACAGCCTCAGTGAGAACTCCTGATCGTCGTAGCCGTGGCCGCGAAAGCCACGATTGAAGCCGCCGCTGACCTTGAAGATATCGCTTCGCACGGCCACGCACCCGCCGGGAAGGAGCGGCACTTCGGCGATATCCCGCCCGGGCTTCGCAAGCCACTGGATGCTCAGCCGGTCATCCCACGTGAGTCCATACCCCGCGTTCTCGGGATCCCCCTCCACCGCGATTCCGGGGCTCATGGCCGCCAGGTGGGGGGCGGCCCGGAAGGCATTGAGTATGACCGTGAGCCACTCAGGCGGCACGAGCACGTGGCCGTCCAGAAACACCAGGTACCTTCCTCTTGCCATTTCTGCGCCCGCGTTGCGTGCCGGCGCCACGCCCAGGCCGGGGCCCTCGATCTGGAATACGTTGGGCCACAGGCCGTTGAGCTCCGGCGGATGCTTGGAACGGTCGTCCACCACAATAACCTCGAACGAAGGCCCTTCGCTTTCCAGGACGGACTTAACCGTCCGGATGAGAAGTTCCCCCTCGTCCTTGTTGGGAATGATGATGCTAAACTCGGGAGGCCTCCCGGCCGGCTGGCTGAGGGGCACTTTTGATGCCAGCCGGCTGAGGAATCCGCGACGCTCAGGCTCGTGGCGGCGGGAGCCGGACGGGCCGGATGAGTGAAGGGCTCGTTCCCTGCCGGGCGATCGGGGTACACCCGCTGGAACGGCAGGCTCTTGGGAAGCCGGCTCCGGGGTCACCCGGGGGCCAGGCCGCAGGCGCGGCGCTTCTGGCGCGGCGGGTGCTCGGGCGGCTTGTTGGGCTTCCCGAATCAAACGGTCCGGGTACAACCCCTCCAGATCGGTATCGGGAAACATTACCGAGGAACGGGACACGATGTCACCCAACGGGCCCTGAGGGTCCTCCGGTGGCGAAGCCATGTGAGCGGGTCGCGCTGGCGCATTCTCACCGGGGATGCGCCTGGCGCCAGCCTGCGGCGATCCACTGTCGAACAGGGCCGCACCGTAGTCAACTGCTGCCGACCCCTCATCGCGTGACAGGGGCGCGCCGGCTGGAGGCTGGCTGCAGTTGCAGCCCATGCAACATCATCTCCCTCTTGCGAGCGGGGAAAAACTGACCCTCGCCCCGTCCCGGGAACGGCCGGCGCTCCATGGTATGACGCGCAAACAGGAAGGGCCCTCCCTTCAGGGCCCCCTCCTGAGTCCTGGTCGTGCAATGACAGCCCTGATGCCCGAAGGGGCTTGTCTACCTGAAAAGCTGAATCACGAGAACGCCCCCGCTGCGGTCGCCCGCGATGCCGATACCGACCCCCGTGTACCGCGGGTCGCGAAGGGTTCTGGCGTGGGCCGGGCTTCCCAGCAGGAGCCAGTGCGCCATTTCCACGCTCGGGGCGCCCGTGAGGTTCTCGGCGAGGTAGGGGTAGTTGTAACCCGGCACGTAATGGTTGTAGTACCCGTTGGCGGCCATGTACTGGGCTTTTCGGAGAGCCATGTCGCTGAGGACCGGGTCAAGCTCAAGCGGCCCCGCTCCCACCCGGGCGCGCTCCTGGTTGATCAGACCGACCATTAGCGCTTCTTGGGTACCGACCGGAGCGGGGGGAGCCGGGGGCTGGGTCGGGGGCTGCTGTGGGGCCGGAGGCTGCGAGGGGGCCGGAGGGGAAGACGGAACCGAAGGAGTCTCGACCACCGACGAGCCGTTGGGCCGGTACTGCTGATAGTACTTCCAGTTGTAGATCGAGCTGGACGCCTCAGCCGTATCCGGCTGAACCAGGCCCGCCGTGGCGAGCAGCAGGAAGAGACCGACCAGGAACCGGGCGCTGCGAAGCTTGCGAGGCACTTCACTCATCCCCCCAGGATGTGCCATGCCTGCCGCTCATTGTAAAAGGCTCCTCCTCCACTCTCACTAGGGAATAAATGGTTCTGCGGAATCAGGCCGCCCGGAGCCCCTCCTCATACCATGCCAGCGCTGTAGACTCCCGCTTTGGGGGAAAGAGGGGAAGCTAGCCCATGGAGGGCATTGACCTCGTCGATGTCAGTCAGATCCCGCTGCCAACGGAGTTGCCGTCCCTGAAGAAGCAAACGTGCATTCTGGCCCTGAAGGTCTTTGACTGGTGTGTCAAGCCGTTGAGCGAGACCGACTGCTTTCCGATACCGCCGGAGTGCGCTCCGCCGGTTCCTCCCGGCAGCACCGCGACATGCACTGCGACCTACACGGCTACGATAGTCACCCAAACACCGGGACCGGGGAACATCCACACCATCACGGCACGGGTCGACAAGACCAAGACGATCACGATCCTCAACCCGGACGGCACGGTTCGCTGCACCTTCACGGTGATGGCCAGTTCCTTCCATACGACTTCGCTGTTCGCGCCGCCCGGAACCACGAAACAGGTCGAGGTGTCCGGCGAGTGCGGGCCATGCCAGATCTCGCCCGACGGCACCACGGTCTGTTGCGAGCAGACCATCTGTCTGCAGTTCGAGTCGAAAGCTCCGATCAAGCTCTGTGTGCCGGCCGAGCCCTGCATCCCGAGGACTTGCACCCAGGCGCTGCCGCCGTGCCCGCCGACGCCGCCACCGCAGACCGTGCGCCTGTGCCCAACGCCCCTGCCTACGCTGATTCCGTAGGGCCGTAGCGAGAACAGGACGGGGCTTCCCTTCGCTGCCGGGATGGCGCCGCGGCGCCTCCCGGCGGCGATGCTGTTGACGAGCCACACATCCTGGCGAGGCCGAGGCGGCCAGCCCGTCTCGGAACGCTCGCCGCGCCCCTCAGGGTGCCCGCCCCGTCAGGCAGTCGGCAACGAACTGCCCGTGCTTGGAGCGGATCCGGGCGACTAGTTGCTCATGCACGAGATAGGCCCTGGAGAGCATGGAGCCCGGCCTTCGCCGGTACAGGAACAGCCTCTTCGGAACACACGTGCCCCGCCATCCCCGCTCTGCGGCCGACACCCAGAACTCCCAGTCCTCGTACCCCTCCCGCATGGCCGGGTCATACCCGCCGGTGCTCTCCCAGACCTCGCGGCGGTACAGGCTCGCGTAGGGGAGCCGGTTGTACCGGACAAGGCGGCAGGGATGCCAGGGCGGGCACGCTGCCTCCCATTGCTCGCTGCCGAACGCCCGCAGGTGGGTGTACACGATGCCAAACTCCGGGAAGGTCTCGAGCACCTCCACCGTCTCCTCGAGAAAGGTCGGCTCCAGCAGATCGTCGGCATCGAGCGGCAGGATGAACTGGCCCGTCGCATGCTCGATCCCCGTGTTGCGTGCCGAGGGTAGCCCCATGTTCCGCTGTTCCACGTACCGGAACCGGCCATCTCGGTGCCGGCGCAGGAAGTCCCGCACCACCTCGCGCGTGCTGTCGGAGCTTCCATCGTTCACCACGACGGCCTCCCAGTCCGTCCGGGTCTGGTTGAGCACCGACTCCAGGGTTTCGGGCAGATAGGCGGCCAGGTTGTAGCACGGGATCACGACGGAGGTTGAGGGGGCCTTGATGGGGACCGAGGGCGTCCTGGAAGATTGCGTTTCGCGCCGTTCGGTGAAGCGGTTCCGCCCGGCGACGGCGAACAGCCCCCCGGACGATTCCCCCACCACCTCCGCTCCCAGCCAATGGAGCAGAGAACGCCACCACCCGATACGGCGCCGGCACGGGGAGCGACGGGCATCGATGCCGGCATCGGAGCCTGGAAGCCCGATAAACGCCAGGCGACGGGCTAAGCGGAGGTGCTCGGCTACGACCCCCGCAACGTGCTCACATCCGAAGCGGTCCAGGTAGCGCATGGAGAAGACGAGGTCGTACGACCCGGTGGCCAGCGGCACCCTGTACCCGACGGGCCGGACAATGTAGGGATTGTCGTCCAACGGCCCGGAGAGGAGTTCTGCGGAGCTTTCGGTGCCAGCCGCCTCGATGCCCCGCGCCCGCAACGTGGAGATCCCGATACATGTTCCACAGCCCAACTGCAGCACGGACTCGGGCCGCTTCCGAAACAGCTGCTCGTAGATCCTGACGATCGCAAGAAACTGTCGCTGCTCGGCGGGATCATAAGCCTCGCCCGTCATCGCGCTCCCGCCCGGGGGCGTGACTGCTCACTCAGACTCCCGTCCCGCCCGAAGGTCCCCGGGCATGAGCCAAGCTACGCCGGCAATGCGTGTGAAGTGCGGCCGTCGACGACAGCTTGCAGGGATTTCCTCTCCTGGATGGTAAGAGAAACCACCGGAAAGCTGCAAATCTGCGTCAGGCCGGCGCACGTGCTGTTTGGCGTCACGGCATCGCTATCGAGAACCCAAACGACCTGATACACCTTTGGGAGGGACTGCGCATGAAGATACTTCGGCGAGCAGGGGCTGCCTCGTCCCCGGCGGCGGTTGTCGTCCTGGCCGTATTGGCTGCGATTTTCCTCATGGGAACGGCGGCTGCCGCCCTCGCGCGAAGCGGCCTCGACGGAGGCTCGGAGGCGGGAGGCGTGTACGGCGAGGCCGTGTACCGGCGCGTGAACGTGTCGGAGATCAACGCCCAACTCGACCCCGGCCTTCCCCGGCTGCCTGAGACCGCGTGGGCGCTCGGCTGGGGCGCCTTCGGGGGCTCCCCGCAGTTTCAGTTCCGTGCGGGTTCGGCGCGGGCCACCTTCGAAAGCAGCGGGCCGAGCGGGGAACTGTCCCGGCTGACCTTCGAAGACACCCGCGTGGGTCTGCTGTGGCGCGTGTTGGGCGGGGGCCGCGTTCGGCTGCTCGGGGGCGGAGCGATGGGCCTGTCTCAGGTGCGCCTGGAGGTCTACCGGAACAGGCCCACCTCGCTTGACGAGGCAACCGGGGTGCACTGGAGCCGGTACATGCTGCTACTCGAACCGCAGGTAACCCTCCAGTTTATGGCGGGGGACTCCGCTGCGCTCGAGCTGAGCGCCGGGTATCCGCTGGCGACGGACTTCTGGAACGCCCAATGGGGTAACGTCACCGGGGGGACCGTGCCCGGGAGGCCCGCGGCCTTCACCGGCCCGAACGTCAGGCTGAGCCTGCTTCTGGGAACCCTGTAGCAGGCGGCAGCCGGTGCTGACCAGGGCTATCAGGCGCCGCCCACCGGCTGGCCCGCATGGGCCAGGGGCCGGCGCCTCCCCGCTCCGGCGGTTGCCTCAATACAGAAACATCGGCATGCCCACGAAGTCCCGGACCCTCGGCCGGTAGTTCTCTGCGTCGTACAAGTTGGCCACGTCGACCCGCTTCTTGCCGGCCATGACCGTCTCGATGGGCACCGACGTGTACCGGCCGCCCTGTAGCGCCACCATCTTCCCCGTCTCGCCCTTGAGGATGAGCTGCACTGCCAGGTTGCCGAACGACATGGCCACCATGCGGTCCAGGGAGTCGGGCGCACCGGAACGCATCAGGTAGCCAAGCTGCTGGTACATGATCCGCTGGCCTGTGATGCGCTTGATCTCCTCGGCGGTGATGAGGCCAATGCCGCCCAGTTTGCGATGGCCGTAGGCGTCGGCCTCCCCGCTTTCCACGACCTCGCCGCCCTCCATCGTGGCGCCCTCGGAGATGGTCATGATGGCGTAGTTGGAGGGATTGTTGCGCTTGTCCTCCAGCAGAAACTCGCACAGCCTGTGGATGTTGAACGGCACCTCGGAG containing:
- a CDS encoding SpoIIE family protein phosphatase, which encodes MASAGGTGPGLLLEIERERHVYEARLRARELAESLGFGLYDLAAIETAVAELATNIVRHAGRGLLLVRPRPDAAPPAALEIVARNLVPGPSTQAQQTGRREGLGIGLSGVRRLMDEVRVEYLKDGALQVTAVKWLPGRRPPVLSEPIGVIDVSARYRVEAAARPSRTDRVSADGYVVREQGGHLVAALVDVLGHGPEAAEVTRLAKEVLLQDLPLEPDELVQRLHRVLRGTRGACVAAASVTPDGRLLSWAGAGNVRLRLWHGPQATPVYLPVRPGIVGYSVEHLHPQSTPVESPACLLMVTDGVKEEALDERPADAAGVVERFSRPNDDATALIIRWG
- a CDS encoding anti-sigma regulatory factor, which produces MAGRAETAEAGASQLRRLSVRIQGGETTVVVAVRGAAREVARELGFSVVDQTRVATAVSEITRNIVMYAESGQITISEARGGQRIGIEILAEDEGPGIQDLELVMRGGYSTSGGFGRGIAGARALMDEFYLESAVGKGTRVLMRKWLD
- a CDS encoding STAS domain-containing protein — protein: MADGSEVPLLLLRGFLLVPIQTELHDQAAQALQRRILEKLEQTKAEGLLIDVTALTVVDSFLGRLLRDTAVMARMMGALTVLVGLRPAVAITLSELGLDLPGVHTDLDLERGLAWLEEQRRRKQGLHSSGGSA
- a CDS encoding STAS domain-containing protein yields the protein MTDKAGNPPSTAGRLSEKDLAGLHDVVSLWEQHAEQLERSMAEVVKHSPELAPVLQPGDTAAAARRAQRRELLKDGLRKGDIGEYLEATREQARTLAAQGVKFSAVVGLITGVAPLVDEMLVEAYAEDRPRLARALAALERLVGLVVGTMGAEYTQVRETLLEEAHRSVLRELTVPVVPIWQGVLVVPLVGVLDSTRARQMTERLLDEIVERRAQVAIVDITGVPAVDTQVADYLIRAVKAARLLGTASVLVGIRPAIAQTLVHLGVDLRDVQTEANLQTGLEYAFRVLGFRIERELGRG
- a CDS encoding HD-GYP domain-containing protein, yielding MDAGSRVPPASFEQVIDFSRRLDSLEEVGQLYDVLVRWAASVSRAARAELWVREPDGTTVRVRERVDAAGAPPSQGGQPEGVTRSEFVLASGGQILGQLLLEGLHPAPELVRVLTAQAAATMAYLQARRNLKRNLVQVVTALAALVEGKDQYTEDHCHHMAELALQLGIRMGLPPGRLDQLTYAAILHDIGKVGVPDQILGKKGPLTESEWELMRQHPTIGAKVLERIDFLKDAAEIVEQHHERYDGTGYPKGLAGEAIRLEARILAVVDAYDAMVTTRPYRKAMTRAEAVEELRRCAGNQFDPAVVQALIDTLRL
- a CDS encoding glycosyltransferase, producing the protein MPLSQPAGRPPEFSIIIPNKDEGELLIRTVKSVLESEGPSFEVIVVDDRSKHPPELNGLWPNVFQIEGPGLGVAPARNAGAEMARGRYLVFLDGHVLVPPEWLTVILNAFRAAPHLAAMSPGIAVEGDPENAGYGLTWDDRLSIQWLAKPGRDIAEVPLLPGGCVAVRSDIFKVSGGFNRGFRGHGYDDQEFSLRLWLLGHRLACLGKLTVIHRFRSEFPYRVDPWQHYYNLLRMAVCHFNEERIGKVLSIVNESVDPTLLLARILTDDTGEDRRRWLQARAHDDDWFMSHFGIPF
- a CDS encoding CAP domain-containing protein; the protein is MSEVPRKLRSARFLVGLFLLLATAGLVQPDTAEASSSIYNWKYYQQYRPNGSSVVETPSVPSSPPAPSQPPAPQQPPTQPPAPPAPVGTQEALMVGLINQERARVGAGPLELDPVLSDMALRKAQYMAANGYYNHYVPGYNYPYLAENLTGAPSVEMAHWLLLGSPAHARTLRDPRYTGVGIGIAGDRSGGVLVIQLFR
- a CDS encoding glycosyltransferase family A protein, coding for MTGEAYDPAEQRQFLAIVRIYEQLFRKRPESVLQLGCGTCIGISTLRARGIEAAGTESSAELLSGPLDDNPYIVRPVGYRVPLATGSYDLVFSMRYLDRFGCEHVAGVVAEHLRLARRLAFIGLPGSDAGIDARRSPCRRRIGWWRSLLHWLGAEVVGESSGGLFAVAGRNRFTERRETQSSRTPSVPIKAPSTSVVIPCYNLAAYLPETLESVLNQTRTDWEAVVVNDGSSDSTREVVRDFLRRHRDGRFRYVEQRNMGLPSARNTGIEHATGQFILPLDADDLLEPTFLEETVEVLETFPEFGIVYTHLRAFGSEQWEAACPPWHPCRLVRYNRLPYASLYRREVWESTGGYDPAMREGYEDWEFWVSAAERGWRGTCVPKRLFLYRRRPGSMLSRAYLVHEQLVARIRSKHGQFVADCLTGRAP